TCTGATGCTCACTCCGGTTTATACGCGTCAATTCGAGAGGGATGTTAAGCGAATGAAACGGCGGGGGAAGAATCTTGAAAAGCTTAAAATGGTCATTCGCCCCCTCGTTGCTGAAGAAGCCTTGGATCCTATTCATCGCAACCATAAACTGATCGGCAACTGGATAGGAAGACGGGAGTGCCACATCGAATCCGATTGGCTCCTTATCTATAAGGTTGAAACAGACCGCATCGTGTTCGAGCGCACCGGCACCCACTCAGATTTATACCGCAAGTGAGAATAGAAGAACATCCTCACATCAGGCAGGGTAAGGAGTTGATTGAATTGCCGCCAAGAAAAATCTCCCCTGACCCCTCTTTTCCAAAGAGGGGAAATATTCCTCACACCTTTCGTCTTCAGTTTTCAGTCTAATCCCTCTGCTCTTCCCGACCCCTGACCGCTTTGTGCCCTTCGCCTGTTTTTATCCTATTCTTCGATGTTGTAGACCTTGATTTTGCTCAATAAAGAAGGATGGCTGATTTGGAGCAATTTCGCGGCATGGGTTCGGTTCCCTTTGGTTTGGATCAGCGCCTTTGTAATCAGTTCTTTTTCCAGCACCTTCTGCGCCGTTTTAAGGGAATAGCCGCTCAAGACGTCACTGGCTTGAATAGAGGGAGCGGTCTTTGGGTCAAGCTCTGCCGGAAAACTCTCCGGCGTCAGGACGCGCTCATCCGTCAACACCATTGCGCGTTCAATCATATTTTCAAGCTCTCTGACATTTCCCGGCCACGCATGCTTCATCAACAGCGCCATGGCTGCCGGTGAGATGCCCCGGACGCGTTTATTGAACCGCTCGTTGAAAAGATTGATAAAATGGCGGCATAATAAAGGGATATCCTCAGCCCAGTCTCTCAGTGAGGGGGCATGGATTCTTAAAACGTTCAGCCGGTAGAAAAGATCTTCACGGAACCTGTTTTCCTTAATTTCATTTTCCAGTTTTCTGGCCGTTGCAGCAATGACGCGCACGTCTATTTTTCGAGTCTTGGAGTCACCCACCGGCCGAATCTCATTCTCCTGCAAA
This genomic stretch from Desulfobacterales bacterium harbors:
- a CDS encoding type II toxin-antitoxin system YafQ family toxin gives rise to the protein MLTPVYTRQFERDVKRMKRRGKNLEKLKMVIRPLVAEEALDPIHRNHKLIGNWIGRRECHIESDWLLIYKVETDRIVFERTGTHSDLYRK